The following proteins come from a genomic window of Mycobacterium sp. DL:
- a CDS encoding NAD(P)/FAD-dependent oxidoreductase — translation MSRDRLDAVVVGAGFGGMGAAIQLNRLGYDNIAILDREDGLGGTWHVNRYPGLTVDVPSTTYSYWFEPNPNWSRLYAPGAELKQYADHVADKYDVRRYMRFNTTVEGARWDEDTDTWIISLARGETLHAQFLVLATGYLCQPKVPDIPGIESFEGHVIHAAKWDEDYSMKGRRAAIIGTGSTGVQLIPALADDLAELTVYQRTPIWVMPKFDFGFSPTMQRFLARVPAAQRLLRLSSDLFMDLMVTVAMWKFRQFRPVNTAAAKIGALHRFLSVRDRELRSKLTPDYDFGCKRPTLSNKYYPTFNKAHVHLETAGIERIERDCIVSTDGTIRTIDTLILATGFDVWESNLPAIEVIGRDGRNLGKWWRENKFQAYEGLTVPRFPNMLTQASPYAWVGMSWFDTVEYQMRHMHRLFGELQNRGGSTFEVTEEANARFLQRMLDLLDDSVFRLGNCATSRSYWFNKSGEAPLFRPTSIRSAVKEQDRFPLSDYAIA, via the coding sequence GTGAGCAGAGATCGGTTGGACGCCGTAGTTGTCGGGGCAGGATTTGGCGGGATGGGCGCAGCGATCCAACTCAACCGCCTGGGCTACGACAATATCGCCATCCTCGACCGAGAAGATGGTCTCGGCGGCACCTGGCATGTAAATCGGTATCCAGGTTTGACCGTCGACGTCCCGTCGACGACCTATTCGTACTGGTTCGAGCCCAATCCCAATTGGTCGCGACTGTACGCACCGGGTGCGGAATTGAAGCAGTATGCAGACCACGTCGCCGATAAGTACGACGTGCGCAGGTACATGCGGTTCAACACCACAGTCGAGGGGGCGCGCTGGGACGAAGATACCGACACCTGGATCATCTCCCTGGCCCGTGGCGAGACGCTTCATGCGCAGTTCCTCGTGTTGGCCACGGGATATCTCTGCCAACCAAAGGTGCCGGACATTCCCGGTATCGAATCGTTCGAGGGGCACGTTATCCACGCAGCGAAGTGGGACGAGGATTACTCGATGAAAGGCCGCCGCGCAGCGATCATCGGTACCGGCTCAACGGGTGTGCAACTGATTCCCGCGCTGGCAGACGACCTGGCTGAACTGACGGTATACCAGCGGACACCCATCTGGGTCATGCCGAAGTTCGACTTCGGCTTCTCCCCGACAATGCAACGCTTTCTAGCCAGAGTACCTGCAGCACAACGTCTTCTGCGGCTGTCCAGTGACTTGTTCATGGATCTCATGGTGACCGTGGCGATGTGGAAATTTCGACAGTTCCGGCCCGTGAACACGGCCGCGGCAAAGATCGGTGCGCTGCATCGGTTTCTGTCTGTCCGGGACCGCGAGTTGCGTTCTAAACTCACCCCCGATTACGACTTCGGGTGCAAGCGGCCCACACTGTCGAACAAGTACTACCCGACGTTCAATAAAGCGCACGTGCATCTCGAGACGGCCGGTATCGAACGAATCGAGCGGGATTGCATCGTCTCGACAGACGGGACCATACGCACGATTGATACCCTGATCCTGGCCACTGGCTTCGATGTGTGGGAGTCCAATCTGCCCGCGATCGAGGTGATCGGCCGGGACGGCCGCAATCTTGGCAAGTGGTGGCGAGAGAACAAATTCCAGGCTTACGAAGGCCTAACGGTACCTCGGTTCCCCAACATGCTCACTCAAGCCAGTCCGTATGCGTGGGTGGGTATGTCCTGGTTTGACACAGTCGAATATCAAATGCGTCACATGCATCGACTCTTCGGTGAATTGCAGAATAGAGGCGGCAGCACCTTCGAAGTGACCGAAGAAGCGAATGCCAGATTCCTGCAGCGGATGCTTGACCTGCTCGACGACTCAGTCTTCCGACTCGGTAACTGTGCAACATCGCGGTCATACTGGTTCAACAAATCCGGTGAAGCCCCCCTCTTCAGACCGACGTCGATTCGCAGCGCCGTGAAAGAGCAGGATCGCTTCCCACTCAGTGACTATGCCATCGCCTAG